A part of Arachis hypogaea cultivar Tifrunner chromosome 12, arahy.Tifrunner.gnm2.J5K5, whole genome shotgun sequence genomic DNA contains:
- the LOC140176598 gene encoding uncharacterized protein encodes MRVLQSENLPAAITSYSFTSTLWKGVVPPRIELFGWFVLVGRVNTKDRLSRLGVIHHSDNVCALCNKEIESVQHLFLMCDIAWKVWCCWLQSVGRKWAIPGTIRGLFESWTGLHTSKQEQKRGLIGFFAVIWNIWLERNDRIFNNKVAGVDLIQQRTLLSYKEWADSNPSGC; translated from the coding sequence ATGCGGGTACTTCAATCGGAGAATCTGCCGGCAGCGATCACAAGCTATAGTTTCACAAGTACATTGTGGAAAGGAGTGGTGCCTCCGAGGATTGAGCTTTTTGGCTGGTTTGTACTTGTTGGTAGAGTTAACACCAAAGACAGGTTGAGTAGGCTAGGTGTTATTCATCACAGTGATAATGTTTGTGCGCTATGTAATAAGGAGATAGAATCTGTCCAGCATCTATTTCTTATGTGTGATATAGCATGGAAAGTGTGGTGCTGTTGGTTGCAGTCAGTTGGTAGGAAGTGGGCTATTCCGGGTACCATAAGAGGGCTGTTTGAGAGTTGGACTGGCTTGCACACGAGTAAACAAGAGCAGAAGCGGGGGTTGATTGGGTTCTTTGCAGTGATTTGGAACATCTGGTTGGAACGTAATGACAGGATTTTCAACAATAAGGTAGCAGGTGTTGACCTCATCCAACAGAGAACGCTTTTGAGTTATAAAGAATGGGCTGACAGTAATCCTAGTGGTTGTTGA